In Malania oleifera isolate guangnan ecotype guangnan chromosome 8, ASM2987363v1, whole genome shotgun sequence, a single window of DNA contains:
- the LOC131162304 gene encoding uncharacterized protein LOC131162304 translates to MKGNDLKPCNKVDKMKYCSQEKLDVLEKALSLPDCCGNFTDSNNEVEKQEHKPDHAINHCGSETLPRMERKCVSYDQVSNVFSHGCENSLKPQSSVASTSRISVVDVGTCKEGRVVANSKAVCGSVVIASSTGQTNLSIDNNPRDGDLSMHSSGTIELTQNISFRSDVSMETGQALNKEFNEFDVGGTKGCCLNPGEHGLKTVARETFPDKQHKTESSSSNSIPVIFPASSNDSCQDASVDGKSGKVGNSGMNSDISTGISCNLDEPVVKSILFHASAQTKPKAVPETSVFLPVIKGNVGEAFETVDNLRTGDVENVLWKIAGLNSGTMEKVVVPKSSLLEKKNAEYMDQDKVGRSCELANSLEVAWKVAREGKQQLDSYRETSGSSFSIGEKNDGTLHPRSVVSADLNKDCFAETGRRIKLCNEHLCLEVRGPSPKTEVQVQREAIDVHGWESSNSSAKSEVRAATDQTRHFHGFDLNKDIPANEVEYPKQSMNGTVSPHLENPSMPIIVVAKSGVPMSWPITPLQFEGELGWRGSAATSAFRPTLSKSSSKSKPFSTSDGNCCSKHSRCFKGIDLNVAAAGDDASVQLFPRKSPLVPSGFSSEESVNVTSKQAEQLKLDLNCLSENDNCLQSSQQTSLSKQSIGDFDLNDNPSNWDVSSDVWHPGQGTWKYRNKRSDCASGSSAINAKRLDLNSVGSTYWADLSSMQGFGHGHVQQFLVAAPNVPPQVEQMRGVIPLQPKLNYTPSQPHPYPYGNGVCLDPADPLSSPFCTTGALPCITDPWGTAFLSQTSTSGTLSSFPGASPIIEIVGRPRPSDVAVVRPRFDLNGGLTLPQNGNREGNGRQVLIPVTNTSMQGQIKSFQQAALSAMPMKRREPESGWDSHQLWL, encoded by the coding sequence ATGAAAGGGAatgatttaaaaccatgcaaCAAAGTGGATAAAATGAAATACTGCTCCCAGGAGAAGCTAGATGTTCTGGAGAAGGCACTGAGTTTACCTGATTGTTGTGGAAATTTTACTGATTCAAATAATGAAGTTGAGAAGCAAGAACATAAACCTGACCATGCAATCAACCATTGTGGGTCTGAAACATTGCCCAGAATGGAGAGGAAATGTGTAAGTTATGATCAAGTTTCTAATGTTTTCAGCCATGGATGTGAAAATAGTTTGAAACCACAATCTTCAGTTGCTTCAACATCAAGAATTTCAGTAGTTGATGTTGGAACATGCAAAGAAGGTCGTGTTGTAGCAAATTCCAAGGCAGTGTGTGGTAGTGTTGTTATTGCATCTTCAACTGGTCAGACTAATCTTTCTATTGACAACAATCCTAGGGATGGTGATTTGTCAATGCACTCTTCTGGAACGATTGAATTGACACAGAATATTTCCTTCAGGAGTGATGTAAGCATGGAAACTGGACAAGCTCTAAACAAAGAGTTCAATGAGTTTGATGTTGGAGGAACTAAGGGATGCTGTCTGAATCCTGGCGAACATGGCTTAAAGACAGTAGCACGGGAAACTTTTCCAGATAAGCAACATAAAACAGAGTCCTCCTCTTCTAATTCAATACCTGTCATTTTTCCAGCTTCTTCAAATGATAGCTGTCAGGATGCATCAGTAGATGGCAAGTCAGGCAAGGTCGGTAACAGTGGCATGAACAGTGATATCTCTACTGGCATCAGCTGCAACCTGGACGAGCCTGTGGTCAAAAGTATATTGTTTCATGCATCAGCACAAACAAAACCCAAGGCTGTGCCAGAAACGTCAGTATTCCTCCCTGTGATAAAAGGCAATGTGGGTGAAGCCTTTGAAACGGTTGACAATCTCAGAACTGGAGATGTTGAAAATGTTCTTTGGAAAATTGCAGGCCTGAATTCTGGTACGATGGAGAAGGTTGTTGTTCCCAAATCCAGTCTGCTAGAGAAGAAAAATGCAGAATATATGGATCAGGATAAAGTGGGGCGTTCCTGTGAACTGGCTAATAGTTTGGAAGTGGCTTGGAAAGTTGCAAGGGAAGGAAAACAGCAGCTTGATAGCTATAGAGAGACATCTGGAAGCTCCTTTTCTATAGGAGAGAAAAATGATGGGACACTTCATCCACGTTCTGTCGTTTCTGCAGATCTGAATAAGGACTGCTTTGCAGAAACTGGACGCAGAATCAAGCTGTGCAATGAACATTTATGCTTGGAGGTAAGGGGTCCTTCACCGAAAACTGAAGTGCAAGTGCAGCGTGAAGCTATTGATGTTCATGGGTGGGAATCATCTAACTCATCTGCAAAATCTGAAGTACGTGCTGCCACCGACCAGACTCGACATTTCCATGGATTTGATTTGAACAAAGACATCCCAGCAAATGAAGTAGAATATCCTAAGCAGTCAATGAATGGAACTGTATCACCTCATCTAGAAAACCCATCAATGCCTATAATTGTCGTGGCTAAATCTGGGGTTCCCATGTCGTGGCCAATAACTCCATTACAGTTTGAAGGAGAATTGGGTTGGAGGGGATCTGCTGCAACCAGTGCTTTTCGACCAACTCTTTCCAAGAGTTCAAGTAAATCTAAACCATTTTCTACCAGTGATGGTAACTGCTGCTCAAAACATTCACGATGTTTTAAGGGGATTGACCTCAATGTTGCTGCTGCAGGAGATGATGCTTCTGTGCAATTATTCCCAAGGAAATCTCCCCTGGTACCTTCAGGTTTCTCTTCTGAAGAATCTGTAAATGTTACTTCAAAACAAGCAGAACAGCTTAAGCTTGACCTGAACTGTCTTAGTGAAAATGATAACTGTCTCCAGTCTTCCCAACAAACATCATTATCAAAGCAGTCCATTGGGGATTTTGATTTGAATGATAATCCATCCAATTGGGATGTGAGCAGTGATGTTTGGCATCCTGGTCAAGGCACTTGGAAATATAGAAACAAGCGATCAGATTGTGCTTCTGGTTCTTCTGCAATAAATGCAAAGCGGTTAGATTTGAATAGTGTAGGATCAACTTATTGGGCTGATTTGAGCTCTATGCAGGGCTTCGGCCATGGTCATGTGCAACAATTTCTGGTGGCAGCACCTAATGTGCCACCCCAGGTTGAACAAATGAGGGGGGTCATTCCATTACAGCCCAAATTAAACTATACACCATCACAGCCTCATCCTTACCCCTATGGTAATGGAGTCTGTCTTGACCCTGCTGACCCCCTATCCTCCCCCTTTTGTACTACAGGTGCTCTACCATGCATTACAGACCCATGGGGAACTGCTTTCCTCTCTCAAACATCAACATCTGGTACTCTCTCCAGCTTCCCTGGAGCCTCACCTATCATAGAAATTGTTGGCAGACCACGACCCAGTGATGTTGCAGTTGTAAGGCCAAGATTTGATCTAAATGGTGGATTAACTTTGCCACAGAATGGAAACAGGGAAGGAAATGGCAGACAAGTGTTGATCCCTGTGACTAATACATCAATGCAAGGGCAAATTAAGTCTTTCCAACAAGCTGCTTTATCTGCTATGCCAATGAAGAGGAGGGAACCAGAGAGTGGATGGGACTCGCACCAGCTTTGGCTATAG